From one Leptospira andrefontaineae genomic stretch:
- a CDS encoding PepSY-associated TM helix domain-containing protein, whose translation MSRKRLYQLHSTLGIFSSVFLIIVGLSGSFLIFGREIDQLLDPEEFVIQSVGTRKSIDSLREELRKKLPPHILAGWLIPEHSYQPDQVWVHFLDSETKEESVILLDPYNGSLKGKLKEDRSDSFYGWMLFLHYTLFLGNTGYVLIGLLGMIFVFQGISGIILYRNIWENLFRLRTLESIRTFFSDLHKLAGVFTLAFNLVLGFTGAWWNISTTINTIINGFPAQELGKFLEDSISIDSMIQGSTSQIQDFKLGFISFPHHKNGDPVVLYGTENENHPFRSRFGSYIVFDSKTSKLQDVWNLKEQNFVYSILDSFRPLHFGTFGGIFTKILWVILGLAPGVLSISGLAILISKQSARSSRKKEKAFK comes from the coding sequence TTGTCTGGATCCTTTTTGATTTTTGGAAGGGAAATAGATCAGCTTTTAGATCCCGAAGAATTTGTAATCCAATCAGTCGGAACAAGAAAATCTATAGATTCACTCAGAGAGGAACTAAGGAAAAAATTGCCTCCTCATATTTTAGCCGGTTGGTTGATCCCTGAACATTCTTACCAACCGGATCAGGTTTGGGTCCATTTTTTAGATTCGGAAACGAAAGAAGAATCGGTTATTCTATTGGATCCTTATAATGGATCCCTAAAAGGAAAATTAAAAGAAGATCGTTCCGATTCATTTTATGGTTGGATGCTTTTTCTTCATTATACCTTATTTTTAGGAAATACAGGTTATGTACTCATTGGCCTTTTAGGAATGATCTTTGTTTTCCAAGGGATTAGCGGCATCATTCTATATAGAAATATTTGGGAAAATCTTTTCAGGCTTAGGACCCTGGAATCGATCCGAACATTCTTCTCTGACCTTCATAAATTAGCAGGAGTATTCACTTTAGCGTTTAATCTTGTATTAGGTTTTACCGGTGCTTGGTGGAATATAAGCACTACTATAAATACAATAATAAACGGATTTCCTGCTCAAGAATTAGGAAAATTTTTAGAAGATTCAATTTCAATAGATTCGATGATCCAAGGATCAACATCTCAGATCCAAGATTTCAAATTGGGATTTATTTCCTTTCCTCACCATAAAAATGGAGATCCCGTAGTATTGTATGGAACGGAAAATGAAAACCATCCTTTCAGAAGTAGATTCGGTTCTTATATAGTTTTTGATTCTAAAACTTCTAAATTACAGGATGTTTGGAATTTGAAAGAACAGAATTTTGTGTATTCTATCTTAGATTCCTTTAGGCCTTTACATTTCGGGACTTTCGGTGGGATTTTTACAAAAATACTTTGGGTGATCTTGGGACTCGCTCCGGGAGTTCTATCTATCAGCGGGCTTGCGATATTGATCTCTAAACAAAGTGCAAGATCTTCACGTAAAAAAGAAAAGGCATTTAAATAA